From Labeo rohita strain BAU-BD-2019 unplaced genomic scaffold, IGBB_LRoh.1.0 scaffold_149, whole genome shotgun sequence:
ATTTCGCTCCAattgagttaacaacacaaataaatgcacaggcaTTTGCTTTCatcgtaaaaaaaaacaggtttttaaggcttatttttcggcatttataatccttttgatgAAGATGACAATAGcgcaaaaaagctcaaaattaaaaacaattaaaataacagatgctaacattgtcatcTATGATCTGCAACACAAGCCCATCTCAGAAAAAAGTCCAGGGTTTTATGAACCTTTAATGATAGGACAGTTATTTTCAAGGAGAAAATAAAACGaagatttatatactttttcatccaaatgttcatgtcttgtctttcttcagtcataaagaaattatgttttttaaggaaaacatttctgcatttttctccatgtaatggactgatatggtgccccgattttgaacttccaaaaggctgtttatatgcagcttcaaacaatcccaaatgcggttgtaaatgatcccagccgagaaagaagggtcttatgtagcctaacgatcggttattttcataaaaataatataatttttatactttttaatgccaaacgctcatcttgtcttactctgctggactgttttttctggtttatgacagttagggtatgtaaaaaaaacctcccatctcatgttctccctcagctttttcgacataccctaactgtcttaagccagaatacacagagttcagggagagcaagacaagactaaagagatttgagattaaaaagtatttaaattgtttttttttttaatgaaaataactaatcaTTTCAGAAatgctagataagacttcttcttcttcctcggctgggatcatttacaaccgcatttgggatcgtttgaagctgcatttaaactgcattttggaagttcaaaatcggggcaccatatcagtccattatatggagaaaactgcagaaatgttttcctcaaaaaacataatttctttatgactaaagaaagaaagacatgaacaacttggatgacaaggcggtgagtacattatatgtgaatctttgttttggaagtggacttctcctttaactgttaGGCCTGCACTTAAATCAGGGCTTGGTTAGATTCAACCTATAAGAAATTAGTacattatatctaaaaatactgtatgcaaaaaacaataaacagtacCTATGGTCAcaaatgatatatttttcaggtttgctattatgtaaaacatgtttgttttgtcttattattattttttgcatatgtatttgtattttttttaatttagtttaaattcaaaatggtgTTATTTGCTGACATGGGGAGAGTGCTGGTGGGGTGGGTTGCCAGTATAGGTTTTGGACCCTAAATGACTAGATAAGAGAAGGGTTGTCAGTCCTGTCACATTATATTTGTCAATGAGAAAGcagaacaaaaatgcatttcgTTAGAAAGGAGatgtgaaactgaaacaccacCTTTCAGAGACTGGAGATGCTTGAGCTGttggtgaaataaaaaattaacaaatatgtataaattatttttttttttttactacattttaacAACATCTTGAATATACAGACTTTAAGAGAATTTGCTTTGAATCTCAGAAGTCCAGGCCATCAGCAGAACCAGTCCAAACACAAGTTGTTCTCATGGTTTCTGAAGTTGATCTACAGGCTTGTTGATATGTTTTCAGAGATGTCTGAGTGAATTAGAATCTGCTTCACACTTCAAATATTTTCCAAGCATGAAGACCTAGAAACTTAGATCTGAGGTTTGATAAGCAAGCACCCACCTCTACTGAGTTTCCTGGACCTACAACCACACACAAATCTTCTGGTTTAATGTagtatgttgttttaatattttcatacaaaaatcattacaaacatGCCATTTTATATCTAAGCTGATATAGtgatacatatacatacatatacactaccagtcaaaagtttttgaacagtaagtttatgtttttgtttttttttttttaaaaaagtctcttctgctcaccaagcctgcatttatttatacagcaaaacagtagaattttgaaatatttttaatatttaaaataactgctttctatttgaatatattttaaaatgtaatttattcctgtgatcaaaactaaattttcagcatcattactccagtcttcagtgtcacatgatccttcagaaatcattctaatatgctgatttgctgttgaagaaacacttttaattattatttattattattattattattattatcatcatcatcatcattatcaatatttaaaacagttgagtactttttttgtaaattataggggggaattatataaatgaaaacttttatttagcaaggatgctttaaattgatcaaaagtgatgataaagacatttataatgttacaaaagatttctgtttcagataaatgctgttcatctgaactttctatttattaaagaaacctgaaaaaaattctaatcagctgttttcaacataataataataataataataataataataataaataagcagcaaatcagaacattagaaagataatgtgacactgaagactggtgtaatgatgctaaaaattcagctttgaaatcacaggaataaataacattttaaaatatattcaaatagaaaacagttattttaaatcagtaaaaatatatcaaaatttgtactgtttttgctgtatcttggatcaaataaatgcaggcttggtgagcagaagagacatttcttttaaaaaccatcaaaaatcttactgttttaaaaacttttgactggtagtgtacatatactTATACAGTGGCTCTCAActccactgctctgcacattttgtatgtttctgaatctgacacactcagttcagttcattgaTCTATTTCCTAATGAgctaatatatacatatacatatacatatacatataaatatacatatacatatacgcatacatacatatgtattttGTATCTTAAAATTAGAATGGCAtccttgtaatgattttttttttttttttttttttttttttgtatttgtgtgtgtgtgtgtgtgtgtgtattaaatcCTATTTTATTGAAAGGGCAAATAAAAGTACCTATATGTCTTATGTAATCAACTTTATCTTATATAttctgtttctttatttgaatatttatatgttaattTCAGATTCAGATTTTTATGTTATCTTTGTCTGTTGTTTGTTCTGCCAAACTCTACATTATTAAACATGAGATGTTCTGCTGATGAGAGTTATATACCGTCTTTTCCACTATTTATGCTACTTTAATAGGCCTACATGAATATGCACATGCACACATTAGAAAGAGTCTGACACCAGGTCTcagtgcattttaatatttatttgcatagatTGAGTGCTAAATAAAGACAGTTTAACATTCAGTTGCTTGAAATAATAATCAGGAgatgcaaaaatacatttattaaaaaaggacAGTTGTATAAAGCAGTAACAGTATTAGTTTTTACTTTGTTtagcctgttttgtttttttcaagctGCTCGATCACAGTCTTTATCCAAGGCTCGTCTGGTTTCACACAAAATTCTAAACCTTTTTGTGTTGTAACCCTGAGGGGAGAAAGTTCAGattttcacattcacattttgCTAGCATTCACAAAATtgattttatcatttgtttacaATTTAACAGGAGCATATGGCagtttttctaaataatatatttttgagtttaaaaaaacttaCACAATGGCTGCTTGAGGGCAGTCTGAACCTGTCTTCTCAGCACTCACAATTTTATTGCCTGGAATctgaaaatcaataaaattgAAGCAGCACCTCTCAGGAACTGCAGCAGCAACGGCCTTAGCTGTTGGTGagataaaatgtattatgttttcTAAAATATGGTTTCATAAAACAAATCATATCCAACCCTgtttaaaatttgttaaatataaatatgtgttgATATCATTCATCCTCAAAATAAAGGTCCTTTCTAGAACAGAGCTCCGTGAAGGACCAGTCTTCTTATCCAGCCATATTTGGCTGGTTAATCAGCATATcggtttgtttctttgtttctctctctctctctctctctctctctctctctctatatatatatgttttgttgaTTACATGCAAAGGTTCCACTATGGTACCTGgatgtaaaattattttgtttctaaTTTGATACTTTAATCGCTTTAAATTTATGTTCAACCTTATACCTTTATAGACAATAATTTAGTCAGAAAAGAATTTCAAGAGAACTTACGTGCAGCCTCAGAAGTCCAGGTCATCAGCAGGACCAGCCCGAACACCAGACACAAAGTAGATGCCCTCATGTTTTCTGATCTGAAGCTGATCTTGAAGCTTTGATAATGAGTTGTTACAGATGTCTGAGACTATTAGCATCTGCAccacattttaaatgctttcGGACATGATGCTAGATAGGAACTCAGATCTGTGGTTTGATAAGGAAGTGTACTGCAGTCCCCCTCCCCTTGTTCAAAGCCCAAACGGAGAATAGCATTTGCTATACTGGGTGTCTGTGCTGAGATAGTGACAAGATAAAACACAGTTGTCACCAGTTTACAGCACAAGTGCAGTATTTTGCAAGTCATACGTTCATAAATTCACTTTCCACAGTCAGCATTTAGGACACAGGAAAAAAGTACATGTCCACTGACATGTTTtttaatatggaaatattaaacTAGAATGGAAAGGTGTTgtataggtctacataatggaAATACTTTGTAATAACTTAATGCATAATTCATTACCAGAAAGAATGCAACAGATCAATAGTTCAgcaaaatatgaatatacattGTGTTTCATAATGCCATAAAATCTTGATGCAtatgtgatttatttaatatgtaaatattgtattatttaatcaaacgTATTTATTTGCCATGCTactaataatgaataatttaaaaaaacaaaacaaatggtacaacaaataatatatttttaaatataaacaatacatatttaacataaacttattattattatgctatatatataattgaatcATGTTCAAGATCAGATAAATACAAATTCAGAAGATAATAATTATTTagatgataatatatatatatatatatatatatatatatatgatgccATCAGAATGACCTCCAGCACTACCACACTGAGCACAGGTGCCCCACAAGGCTTGTGTGCTCAGCCCNNNNNNNNNNNNNNNNNNNNNNNNNNNNNNNNNNNNNNNNNNNNNNNNNNNNNNNNNNNNNNNNNNNNNNNNNNNNNNNNNNNNNNNNNNNNNNNNNNNNNNNNNNNNNNNNNNNNNNNNNNNNNNNNNNNNNNNNNNNNNNNNNNNNNNNNNNNNNNNNNNNNNNNNNNNNNNNNNNNNNNNNNNNNNNNNNNNNNNNNNNNNNNNNNNNNNNNNNNNNNNNNNNNNNNNNNNNNNNNNNNNNNNNNNNNNNNNNNNNNNNNNNNNNNNNNNNNNNNNNNNNNNNNNNNNNNNNNNNNNNNNNNNNNNNNNNNNNNNNNNNNNNNNNNNNNNNNNNNNNNNNNNNNNNNNNNNNNNNNNNNNNNNNNNNNNNNNNNNNNNNNNNNNNNNNNNNNNNNNNNNNNNNNNNNNNNNNNNNNNNNNNNNNNNNNNNNNNNNNNNNNNNNNNNNNNNNNNNNNNNNNNNNNNNNNNNNNNNNNNNNNNNNNNNNNNNNNNNNNNCACCACCAGGTTAGTACACTTTaccttaaataaatgttatgtttttactcCGCATTCTCCTAAAACCCTATTAACCAATAGTCATTAACCCGTTAAAGTTGGTGAACCACACGTTTCTGTAAAGGGAGCTAAAAGACAAAATAGtagtattgttttaaaatttataagcattaaataataattttacattcagATAAGCATTTAAACCATTTAAGCATTCTCTACTCGTGAAATGTTCCCTGTGCCACTGGCTGCAATACAACCCCAAAGCATGATTGATCCACCCCCATGCTTAACAGTTGGACAGAGGTTCTTTTCATTAAATTGTGCCCTTTCTTCTCCAAACGTACCTTTGCTCATTccggccaaaaagttctattttaaCCTCATCGGTCCACAGAACTTGTTTCCAAAATGCATCAGGCTTGTCTATATGTTTAAAGTTCTAACGCTGATTTTTGTGGTGAGGACTCAGAAGAGGTTTTCTTCTGATGACTCTTCCATGAAGACCATATTTGTTCAAGTATCTCTTTATAGTGGAATAGTGTACCACAACTCCAGTGTCTGCCAGATCTTTCTGGAGGGATCGTGCAGTCAAACGTGG
This genomic window contains:
- the LOC127158378 gene encoding C-C motif chemokine 4 homolog, with the protein product MRASTLCLVFGLVLLMTWTSEAAPKAVAAAVPERCCFNFIDFQIPGNKIVSAEKTGSDCPQAAIVVTTQKGLEFCVKPDEPWIKTVIEQLEKNKTG